TaagtttgtgtgtgtatgactTCCCCTTCGGTCTTCGTTCTTCGAAATAGTGCTAGTGGCCATCAAACGAGGTGACTGCATAGCCAAGATGTTTCAAGACCATGGGGAAGCGCTTCAGAAGTCTTTTCGGCTCTCTGCATGGCGCTGCAACGTCTTTCCATCTTGATCTGTTTATCGCTGAGATGCGTCACAGAGTGCGCCCAGACGTTGGCATTTCCAAAGAAACGAGCTAAAGCAACAAACATGGCGATCGTTGCCTTTTGATACCGCAGcacaagaagaagagccaTCACAATAGTCGTCCGACAATTTCTACAGCGTTGAAATGAACAAGACGACGCGGTAGCCGTGTGACCCGTATTTTGGCATTACTTTCTTAAGCATTTAGTGGCTGCCCATTTCGACCGTCATTTGTGTACACACCCTAAATGGCAGGAGTTTCAGTCGAAATGAATCGATACAGTCGGAGAAAGCGACATCTTCGAAGGAATAACGAATAGGACGACAGTGTATAACGATGGTGATCCTATCTTTGAAAGGAACAAGTCCCAATTTACGGTAGGTGTGGAATGGAATCGATCTCTGTCTTGTGACGTTGCCATGCATCGGGCCACGCCGTGTCGGAGAAAATTTGTGGTCGAACAACCAAAAAATCCACTTGTATCTTCATCATCTCCTTATAAAAACACAAGTGGTAACCgcccgagaaaaaaaaaataaataagaaaacagaGGGAAACAAGAGAACTCCACCTTAGCCTTTCTATATAGGGGCATCCAATTATGCAGAACAGCTAAAGGTACTGTGAAGgcactgaaagaaaaaaggggacaGCGAGACAAATAGGGAATCCGACTCTCAATCCTGATTGCATCAGCGTCCGACGAACAGATGCCATACAGCGATTACCCAATAGATCGGTTGAATGAAAACTaccgagaaagagagagagcgacaTGCAAAGTGGGGAAACGAAGGCACAACTCAAGCGAATAAGCGTTTTataaaattgaaatcgtgAAATACTTGCGTCAGCGGCACggaacaataacaacaaaaataggGAAACCCGAAAAGTTTTGACAGCGCTTTATATTTTATCTCCATGTGGAGCACGTCATCGACGTTCAACTGGGGGGTCTTTTCTTAAACTCTCGTCACCCTCTTTTTTGGACAAACGACTGGTGAGAATAGGCCACCAAACGCGGTTTTCTTTAGATCAAAACCTACAAGTGGGTTGTGAGCCCTAGCCAAGCCATTCAAGATGACAatagttaaataaaaaaaataataatactgGCCATAAACATCTGGCGTTTTCACTTCCTGTCACTTTGAATCGTTGCTCTACAAGCGTCATCAGTTGACTCTTCATCAACAATAGGGCTGAACCGTAATCACCCGTATCCTCAGGTACATGGGTTCGGTGACTCAGCTctggccctttttttgtgtttgctaaaaattctttaaatgtCCTTTGGCTAATTCACGGATTGAATTTCTAAACTGGCCAGAGCCATTTGCCAACGCAAGAATTGCGTGCATCACCACAATCAAGTCCATAatcgaaaaattaaaaataatagatACCCTGACTTGCCATCAGCGAAAAAGTTAAGTGGAAAACATAATTCTAAGTGGAAGAGGCAATAGCACGGGATGAACGTCGAAACTTCAGAAAGGTTATCCACGCCCTTAAAGAGAGTAGGGGACGGGCAAGAAGGGATAATTTCTCGTTTATGCACAGAATGTAATAAAGCGCATCGCTTATCAGACAAGTTGAATGATCTCTCGTTAgcggaagaataaaaaaaaaaaaaacaagtgaacgACGACAGTCAAAAATGATGGAAGCCATCATCTTCTCTTTATCATTCATTCACTCACGGATAGAATAATAACAAGTGTTCCGACAaaataaccccccccccccttccctacacacacacacacacaaaaaaaaaaaacacatgaaataaaaacgataGGGTACGTAGAGAAAGAGCATAGGCACCTACGGGGCGAGAAAACGAAGTGcctcaatgaaaaaaaaaaacctgcactagcatttaaaaattgtttcccGCCGTCAGGTGCAATCACAGCGGCCATTCCAACTGGCCAGCtgtcgtttcatttttatatctTCATCGACCATTCGATCGCTCCCAGGCAGGGCATCGTCTTGGCtgcggtttttctttttttccatacactaaatttccttttttttttttttttttttttttttttttttactcttcttGCACTTTATTATTTGAACGTAAATTTTGTGCCTTGTATCTTCTTATCGTTTCCTTTTCTCCGCTCGCTCTCTCACTTCTGtatgttgttatttttatgaCGGTTTACACGTTGACGGCTCGATGGTCAACGAGGCGGCCCCGTCTCGCCTCCCCCCGACGCTTCAGAAACGACGCCTTCGCCATTCGCGGTGAGAGCAAAAACGCAATAACACTAGCCCGGGCTAATTGCCTGTGCTACGTCCCTTTCAACGGCAATATACATATTCAACGCACAATAAAGAAGGCTCGTAACAATCACGGaatgatgaagaaaagaaaaaaagggaagcggGCTGTGTTGCCGTTCTTTCTCTAGCGTTGAAAGATTTATTGAACTCCCtaaaaagaaagttaaaaGCATTTCTGAACCTTGAGAATGTCGGGTTCGGCTTGGCTGCGAGTCTACCGTTTTACTCGTCTTTGGCGGCGCCATATGATATTGCCCTGTAGCCAAAAAAGATTTCTGGGAAGACACGAAGAGCACCATTCATGGAGTTCTTcgtctctttcgtttttttttttaaaggccgTGCACATCTTTCTCATCAAAAGTTAACGCAATGCAGTTCAGATAAAGGAATTTTGTTCGTTTCTACTCTCTCGCTACCTGTGCCAAAGACATTGACGACCAAGTGTGGTGACTAAggtataacaaaaaaaaaaaattcaaactaaCCAGCTACGAATAAGAATAAAGCTTCGcttaccatattttttttttccagctgaaGGCGGGGGTCACCGATCGATGAGTcactgtcttttgttttccattacGGCGATGCTGGGTCAGACGAAGCTGGCGGTTTCAACAATAGCAGCGGCCGATAAAGAAAcactcaaattcaaaatgtaaaaaaaaaaaaagaaaagaagaagaaaacaactgggCTCGATGATATGAAAGCTTAAAGCAAGAGGCGGGCTGTCAGCGAGAAGACGGCCGTTAAGGCGAGCGATGAAAATGAACCGGAGGGCGAGGAAGCGGCTCGACTAGGCAGACGGGTCGGTGGCGGGTGAGGTATGAGTTCGACCTCGTTGGTTTCGATGCCTTCCGTGCCGTGTACCGGATGGTGAGGGTGATGTGGTCGTGTTTTCGGGGAGTGGGGCTGATGGCCGGGGTGGTGGCCGCCGTGCCCTGTCCGGTCGCGGTCGCCGCTGCCGCTGgtgatgctgctgctggtgtCGTTGCGCTCCTCCACCCCTAGCCCGCCCCCCTCCGCCGTTGTTTCTTGGTGATGTGGTACGGTGGCGACCGTCACCGACGTCGTCGACGGACGCATTTTGTGAAAACATAAGCGATCCATGTTGTCCAGGATGGACGGGCAGTCGTAGTCCTCAGATCCATCGCACACGCAAGTACTCAATTTGGCCGCCTTTTCCTATTGCCAAATCAAACAGTTTCATAAAtatgaaacgaaaacaagaaatgattTTGAATAGATTTTGCAAGATCCAACCTGTCGTCGCAGGATTGATATGGAGTTCTTACAACGGAGCGTGCACTTTTTCCCAGCGAACATGGAACGGCAGAATCGGTTGTAGTACTCGAGCGCCGTGGAACAGAGAGGATCGGCCATGCAAATCCACTGGGCCACACTGTTCAACAGTCGATGATCAACAaatatttaatgctgattcatTGTTTGATGAAACAGCAAGAaaggaggcaaaaaaaaaaggcagaagaagaaatgtgtGATGATTAGATGTCGGTTGGTTACCTGCATGATACGGTGGTGCTGTTGTGCGTAGCGCGTAATACGGCGCTACGGCAGATGTCGATGCGTCGTTTGGCATCTTTGCAAAACGTATCTCCGCATTTgcactaataaaaaattaaaagaacaaGTAAAAATCATAACGTTAGTTGTATAGTTATTAGCTATCATTCCATGAGAACTGAAACtcgaaagaatgaaaaaattcattttctctcttgctCGGTTCTGCTATTCGTTtaactattattttatttatttacgtAACgattcttttgccttttggTTTTGCTTTTACGTTTACatgtgttgttgttattattattattttttatcccttttcttcGGCACTCAACAAAATATTACGAGAGATTGGAAAGTGGGCACTAATAGGTGCGTACGGATAGGAAAAAGTGGAGAAacaaagagaatgaaaaaaacaaaacaaaaaaaaacaaaacaatcgtGCTTCACGAACCTTCATGAGAGCTTCTCCTTCCTCGGTGCTGGTCAGGGCTATCAGCGAGTTTCGGCAGTGGTCGGAGCAGCGTTGCGAAGACCCCGTAATCACGTCCGAACATCCCACCATGTAATTCTATACGGCAGCCGAaggggagaaaacaaaaaattaaaaataaaacaaaaagaaaagcaaaggaaagaaagatgacgatgatgattgaaattgaaattcaacACTGCCACGCAGGTAACATACAGCATATGCATGTCCATGTACACAATTGTACAGTACACAATTCATACATAAATACATTCGAAGGCGTTGCGCAGTGAAACACGGATAAGTAAGGGGACGACCTCAAACTGCCTCAAACcaaattttgaaatgagaaaaaaaaaaaaaagaagagaagaaaatgacgAAGATGTATCGGCTGTAACCGGGTACAATTGGCATCCAGCACAGACTCGATAACGGTGTTCAAAAAGCATTCAAAACGCCAAAGTACAATTACACCTGCTTGTGTAATAGGGGAGTGTGCACGCTCAACAGCGTACGCGATCATCCAAGTCAGCCCCCGCTACATATACAAGACGCTGCCGCTCAGCGTTtcactgttcttttttttttttttacaagcatCCAATTAGCGCTGTTCGACTGTATCGCAGCGGGACTGTGCaatggttttttctttaagcccATCACTCACATCGTGAGAAGCACGAAAACTGTTGCCTCTCCCTCACATTCCAAAGCgcagagagaaataaaaatcaaaagaaaacaatgtggaTGAAAAATGTTGGAATCCTACCTGGAGAGCCATGCCGCATCCGACGCGATAAGCGCACTTGAGCCGGGCCACTTCACATGTTTCCACTCCGCCGGGTGGTTGATCTTGTTGGTGTTGAGCCGCCGCTTCGacatcttcttcgtcgtcgcCGTCGAAGAAAGAACTGGCCGTCTCATTTTGGAATTCAAATGGCGAAGAGGTCGTCGTGGTCGATCGGTTCCGTCTCTTGCCTTTGGCTCCGTTACGTCGATTCGAACGAGATTCTTGCGAAGCCGTCACAACGGCTACCACTATCGTTAGTAAGAGCACCGTCCCGATTATGGTCCGGTAGGGCGCCGTCACCCACCTCATCTAAATTGCGCAAATCAATCAAAATAAGACCACGATGAAATACAATGTTTTAGCATTTCTTTTCTAGATCAAAACAATTGCGTTCgcaatttttctaaaaatccCGACTTCTCGTCGTTCAAAAACTTGGATGGTTTTACGTGACTGGAATAAGGTGACTCATGATTTGGTTTCTGCCCGATGCAGCAATTTGTAGGTGCAACCGTCAAGTCTCATCTTGGGAAAGATAATAGGGCTCctattttttcctctttcttttggcGCATCTTCCGCCTCTTTTACACCGGGGGAAACACAATCCGCCCTGATCGACGCAAGTGATTCGCTTTACCGCGGCGGCTTCTTTGACTACACCttccatgattttttttttctttttctttttacttcttctctttcgtcttctattttttttttccttcgaaattttttttatatagtttCTTCCATCTCTCTTGGCATCccccccttttaaaaaatatgtctTCAATACCCcggcgtgtttttttttgttttttttttttttctttttctctctgctCTTGCGGTTTTAATGACTTGGTTCAAGCAGCGGCGTCCGACCTTATATTACCGCTCTCGGCCAGTCCTTGTCCAGTTATCCAATGGGTCGCTATAATCTTTTTATGTTTaacgcccccttttttttcacttggcgtatatatactgtatacacacacacatcccccccccccccctttttcgcTTTGTCAGAGAACCTGAAGGAGCAGCACTTCTAGTTCAATCAAGTGAAACACGaccgctctctctctttctcggctaggttgttttctttttccgccTTCTTTCCGTTCGTTTGATTCGCTTATCGCAGCCGTGCGCACAGTTGgattttgaaaaggaattcTACGCACTTgctgtagttttttttttgtatttgtttctttatcattttttattactacgattatttattttatttttttgcccccctttttcctgtttttttttcccttttttcggGACGATGTAGAGATCGAGAAGTGCCGCTCGGTTGGCCCAAGATTTATCGCCTCCGTTTCCCTCGGACAACTCAATTTCATATACCTCCGAcagctgttgtttcttttcttctattccctttttcttttttatttatatattttatttctttttacttctCCTCCGTGCAAAGATACAACTGAAATTGAAGTTTTAATGGGCAGGCACcggtcgtcgtcgtcattcaccatttattttcttttcttctctccccttctatttctttccttattcctcttttattattcGTTATagcctttccttttttttttaaaaaaaaagggggggaagaAATGGAGGGagaaacagaataaaaaaaaggaggcggaAAAACCCtctctgtaaaaaaaaaaatatatatataaaagggTCGAAATCTTTCCATAGCCAAACAAGGCGGCAGCGAGTGATATTCAAAGTTTCTCTGTTCAGTCTACACTTTACTGCATATAACTAAGTCTAGTATAGGCTATTGCTACGGCTGTACCTTATAGCTTTACACGCGGTCCAAACAACCCCAAagaacctaaaaaaaaacaacaaaaaaacgcaGGTATGTTTGTTCCATAGACGAGCCCCAGGAAGGCACCTGGGTTCCTCTTGTCTCAACTGCCCCGCTGCTggcattccatttttttctttcctgacAGGTCTACCCTGATCCAACAGTCCCATACACAGACCGAGATTGTGAAGGTAACaacaacacaagaaaaaaaaaaccgacttcacgggggaaaaagaaaaacaaaaattatagaCACAtagtattttaaaatgtggaGTTTTGGGCAAGGCCCTGGTGAGAACCGAAACACGAAAAGACAGGGAATAGTAaaacgcaataaaaaaaataataagaatcaAATAAACAAGGGGGTACGGCTGGGAAAGCGTTGATGCTGCAACCTAAACGCGCTGAAAATGGGACGCGTTTGGaacttccaaaaaaaatatatatatatatattacaaAATTATCTGCCCTTCGTCTTTGTCGTTTCCATTTTTGTCTCTGAAGTGTGTCGTTcatgcgtttttcttttcttttaaacacattttctactttagtattttttttttttttttttatctggtGGGGTTTGTTGTTTATTGTAAACAGTCAAGAGACGCCAGAACTTCCGGAGCAGTTCAACTGAGAGCACGATTTCACTCGACTGCATCATTGGTTTGCGTAGACGTGACGAGATAAACAGTGTCCCCTTTGGCCttgttgttttgattatttatcTTCTTGCCTCGCGTCCCGTTTGCCCATTACACATCATCGACAATTGGCAATGAgtacacacgaaaaaaaaaaggatagtgGCCGATCTCTCCCAATCAATCGATTTCTACCTGAATTTCTAAAGCCATCAGGGGTCTGTGTCGTGCATTTGAAACCGTGACGGGGGAAGTAGGGCCTTCATGCGGGAATACGAAAACAGGGCGTTTTGATTGGCCATCGATCGATCGATCAAGTGGCCCCGCTTGTACTTCCTACAAGTTCTATACCAGTACGTTATAACTTTTCACGTATGTCAATTAGAAGACCATGTTGGCATTATCTTAGATGAGCCGCCCTCTACAGCCAGCCGTCAAAGAAGGAAAGACGGATCGGCGGTGGGCGCGACGCGCGGCCCGTCTACCGAATCGACTTCGCtctccatcattttttttctttttttttcaagacctTGGTTCGGCGCTGTTGGCAAGCAATGAAAACACCTTGGCGTTTCGGGTGTCAGTGACTACAGGAAAAGAGTAGCGGGTCGATGGATTAGTGtcgagaaaaagagagagagaaaaaaaaaacgaacttgAAATCGGATCTAGTAGAAATAACCTCTAAGACAGCCGACACCTCTTGACAAGTCGAACGCTAGGTCGTTACAGGGTTAACTTGACTATACGTTacacgttttcttcttcttcttctacccTCTGCCCTGCAAATAGAGCAGATGTCTTTGCACCATCCGCCAGATCTTCTTTCGAATCTGGTCGCGAATCCCGAGTCTTTTGCCGTCGGTAACTGTCCGAATGTGCCCAGCAAAACACAGACAGTGTCGACGCAAGCTGTTACAGTTACGTAACCTCTAACAAGAGTCTCGACACATTTTACGGTTTTATGGAAACATACGCGCATGAGGTTTGAAAAGAATAagcaaagagaagaaaaaaaaaaagtcacacTTACGATGAGAGCGCTGAGCTCGCAGAGAGGCTGGAAGACACTTGGCCCTggcgaagaaaaacaacagctCCCGCTCCAAcaacaacggaaaaaaaagagagcaaggcaacggttttttttttgtgcttctCCGTTGAGATCTCTCTCACTGTCTTTGAGAAGTTTGTTTATGTACgcagagctttttttttttctctttctttttttacactGGGCTGCTTCAAGTCAACGAGCTGCAGATGGTCGcagctgctgttgctgccATCTTCAACACGGGATGGCCCTAGCTCTTGAATTTTGCGGCGGATATCGCTGATCGTCTGACATCCAGCGCGCAACAAGATACACTACAACACGacgaaaaaagacaacaatgTCAATGATGTTTTTCgttcaaacaaaacacgaaagaaacggaccgatggtcccctgcaatttcaCTCGCACAAACAGCCAAGCTATACAGTACAAAGCTGGTAGCGACCAGCTTGTATCAGTCAACAGGTAAATAGACAAAAGTCTAGAGACACAAATGTGACTTCTGTTTCGTGTTGATTCTTcgcgtgtttgtgtgttcaATCGGTCAATATTTGGTGATGTATAAACGAGAGTCAACGTAGAGCGGCCGCCCGTCCACTGGTTCACGGTGAAGCCGAGTAGCGAGCCACTCAGTATCTTGGCAAAGACTGAGCGCTACCACAGACAAGTGGGTCCCTTTTTGGTACAAGAAGGGGCTGGAGGAGGAACCTAAGAGACAACAGTTTTTATCTACCAGCAGTTGGCCAGCAGAGAGTGCTGTATATATAGTGCACACTCCGTACAGCGTACAGCAGTGCCaatggaaagagagaaaaccttttcttcttcttctccttctccttcttctttttcttctttcttcttcgtttcgaGCCCTcaagctttttatttttttattttatttttttgaactAGCTCTTTTCGATTCGAGACGGTCGGGTACAAGAAAGCACTAGCCGCGTACTCGGTGTTTCGCTCCGGCGAACGATCATACTCTCCATCAAGAACAAGTCGTTGAGTAGAGCGcgcaaaacatccgctttcGCATCGTATTTCTTGGCTTAATAGCAACGGAACGCATCATCATTACATGACACAAGCGGGAATACCTGTTGCCATGGCTGAATTGCCGAGTAATCACGCGTACAAAAAGGCAAGCGGACTTCGCGCTGGAACAACTGATTGTGGGTTATTTGTGTCACACGTCCTGTATCTTTGGGCTTGTTGACTTCGCATCATGCGAAAGTGGTTCACTGACAGCTGACTAGTCATCACTGAAAATGAATTGCGGATTGACTTGATTTATTTTTGCCCTTTTTACGATACCATTCCGGGGCGGAATTGCGCGAAGTGGCATGTTGAGCATGTCGGCAAACGAAGCCCATCGCcttttgatttgaaaagacAATTTAAGTTTTCCTCCTCATCTTTGCCCAAATGAAGAATTTGTCTGACAAGAGCCTATATATCTAGCTGGCCCCCCCTCTAGCGCAGTAGCCAGCAGCAACAGTGGCCATCATTTCGTGCTGAGAACTCATTTCGTGCTGCCGTTCAAGTTAGAGATCCATGGATGAACAACGTTACaacaacgagaaaaaggaACAACCACATcttgtttattattatgatttccattttttctcccttttttttttcatcctacccaaatggaaaaaaaaaacaaactagtTTTACTGGAAGGCCAGAAGGTTGCATTTCTGGTTGTatccactctttttttttaaagtaaaaaaaaataacgatcataaaaagaaaaataatgatcaaaataaataaagcgcTTGGTTACTCTTTACAAAAAGGtttccctttatttatttcgctGTTGTTGTCTACTTCGTTTTTGTAATTTAACGAACAACAGAAAGGGTGATGAATCAAGTACGCAGATACGATCTTGACTTGGACTCTACCTGCGTTATTTCcctctcttcattttttttccaagcgTTTAATCTGTGTTGGAAAAACGATGGGGACCGAAGACAAGGTCGTGCGATTGCGAGATAGTTAATGCACTGAACAAACCCACCGTCAGTTTGAAGACTTCATTAAAGCCCTTTCCGATGGTTTGCCGCGCCACTTTGTGGACAAGGCGCCGTGAAATCTACGCAGCACAAAAGGCGCCAGCTTGAATCCTTCTTCTCTTGTagaacaaaaacgaattcgTCGTTTTAAACCATCAACGGATTTCACGgtattttgtgttttgtgtgtgacAAAGTAATCAGAATCTCAGCCTCCCGTTCGACGGATTTAGTCGTGGTGAAGGAAGAAGGCCCACATCATGCTGTAGGCCAACGACTACCAGACAATCCGACATTGTCCTCCGCTTGAATGGCTGCCGATGATAAAGATGCAAGGCGACGCGCATctatataaacaaaaatacagCGTGGATAGAAGTGACTGCGCGAGCTAAGGAAAAGAGAATAGCCCCGCACTGGTCTCTCGGAGGATTTTCTTCGGCAGCACGGCgtagaagaaagaaagcggaaaaaataaaaacgtccccttcttcttattttttttttttcctggccCTCCGAGATAACAGTTGGCAGAGCCCACTACAGTGGACGGCCGCTGATAAAGACATCTGAAGATTTAAGAGCCACCAAGCATAAACCGCCCCTCCTTTAACGACAAGATCCACTTACAACCCTCTACCATAAGTTTGAACCGAAATATAatcaagaacgaaaaaaaaagaaagaaaacttaaaaaaaaacagcaaaacaatGGAgggatagaagaaaaaaaaaaaaggaggccaTGACACACGGTATGTTATCGTCAAGTTCTGCTTGGCTTGCGGGCTCTTCTTAGTATTCAACtctttccatctttttttttttttttttcaaaattattatttaaatttacccTTAcccgttttttatttctctagGGTTGGTTGGCTCCAAGTGCGTATACAGTTGAAACAGGAGATGGGAACAGTCTGTGCCTTCCAAAGAcgcaaataggaaaaaatatattatatatacGCATATATAatagaaaaactaaaaaaactaaaaaaactaCACGTGTATAAAAGCTCAGCGCTGttgtaaaaaattgaacaaaaataaaaagtaaaactgAATAAGCAGAGTTTGATAGCTGTCCCTTGTCGCGGACGCTATCGCATCCGGAACGACGAAGCAGTTAATATCATACATCCCATTCGGCTGCCATAGTTGTAGTTTTCTACGTGCTGCGCAAATGGAAATGAAGTGGTTTTATGCCCAGGCAAATATGGTGACAagcccaataaaaaaaaaaaaaaaagggaaaaccaaaaaataaaacaagaaaaagcgGCTGGCAATTTAATGTTGACCGCTACAGAGCCGCGCGGCGAATGTGTTTTTCATTCGTCCCTGTACACCAATCTGTCACACAGCTATCTAATCTCAACCGAAACGGTTTTATAATAGTCTCCAGACAATTGATCGCTCTGTGCATGGACGACCATAAATGAGCCATTCGGGCTCGTATTAAAATGCAAATGCCTTATTAAGTACTTTCGTTGATGGTAGCGCGCAAAGAAGCAATGGgtcgtattttgttttcttcaaaagACCTCGGTATGGTCAGTTGGCAGCCCTTTTCGTTTGGTtcgaaaatagaattttttttttttttttttacaacgtcAGATTGGAGTGCATGCAAGCACAACGagaaacgacaaaaaaatgaaaataaattgaGGGGAAGAACAGAATCCCTCTACCTGCTTTGCTGCGACTGCTATAAGGCCTCGTTTAAACAATTTTCCATATTGAAACGACGGATCAGCTGAAACCGACGGCCGATTCATGGACTTGTTTGAGCGGGGAGggaaaacgaacaaaatctACAATTAACAAAGTACAGAATCTTAtagaaagttgtttttttttttcctcacccTATTTTCCTGGAACACATACCTGAAACTCGTGGTTTAAATCGGCTTTTCTTCCCTGCTCAGCTGGATAGCTTGTGTATCTCTATATGTTTTGTATAGTGTTTCGTATGGGTCAGATGGAAAGCGCACATCGTCCCTAAACCCatactgaaaagaaaagaaacgcatttccctttttctttcattttctgctCGAAATCGGCCAGCTAATTGAGTGCTCAAACTACTTACTGTCCACCTCTTTAGTC
The window above is part of the Daphnia carinata strain CSIRO-1 chromosome 7, CSIRO_AGI_Dcar_HiC_V3, whole genome shotgun sequence genome. Proteins encoded here:
- the LOC130688465 gene encoding growth arrest-specific protein 1-like — encoded protein: MRWVTAPYRTIIGTVLLLTIVVAVVTASQESRSNRRNGAKGKRRNRSTTTTSSPFEFQNETASSFFDGDDEEDVEAAAQHQQDQPPGGVETCEVARLKCAYRVGCGMALQNYMVGCSDVITGSSQRCSDHCRNSLIALTSTEEGEALMKCKCGDTFCKDAKRRIDICRSAVLRATHNSTTVSCSVAQWICMADPLCSTALEYYNRFCRSMFAGKKCTLRCKNSISILRRQEKAAKLSTCVCDGSEDYDCPSILDNMDRLCFHKMRPSTTSVTVATVPHHQETTAEGGGLGVEERNDTSSSITSGSGDRDRTGHGGHHPGHQPHSPKTRPHHPHHPVHGTEGIETNEVELIPHPPPTRLPSRAASSPSGSFSSLALTAVFSLTARLLL